The following proteins are co-located in the Solanum pennellii chromosome 1, SPENNV200 genome:
- the LOC107008532 gene encoding uncharacterized protein LOC107008532 — protein sequence MNPSKVEEEDMFHHHLDPHHQILDQSQPSILQEEEEEPFFSDIGFFRDDDDDDTSHTSSDPDQHQHHHHHHHHHQQLIQSLPQLEQQNDIVSANPNPNPDLGLGKGDKNKAEKRHRHTVAVANISPEAHISSQFYTFNKESHALMIRCLLAGRVATPEEIRSVTPSSVLQSWRLVWKDRNEDTAYLTAWKRIQDKLIANIDPLNGNELLCFKNNSSQFVSHVDQWHDIVTSFHCDADLKHLGLKETVERIKQVWTVGAKFYGIPESYIRVCVEVCPVCSESAPRTKRRRFEYTESFEVPAKEVPVRLQQLATKYKVALCIRQKYVRYKPFIAEVKDYACHRAGEPASSKKSRILKREPYTSKRCGCGFRIRAIVPISNYNEKDKSFVYLEEGTAVFKLYAVHSGHEPGASDGNARIMHRVVGHKGGVLMDQETVYGMGDEVENEDFGFLGKDSGDLQHSILQQMQEARNEIALLEGQIGKVPHELLCSVSRELFDFANKLRNVREYGSKSVGLLSDKPTSDDLLVGENDLADWGVHDHRIYEDGKDAELIEEDEDSFGRTLGEVASWDQIRSDCRNEKDLLGESCKSEKPLECSEFDQKGILDCGNSKLTKPLRHDESIDTDVGFVVENFYPENPKWFDSSCELDSGADCVDSGFKPGGLV from the coding sequence ATGAATCCTagcaaagttgaagaagaagatatgtTCCATCATCACTTGGACCCGCATCATCAAATCTTGGATCAATCTCAGCCGTCAATTTTAcaggaggaggaagaagaaccCTTTTTTTCTGATATTGGATTCTTCCgggacgacgacgacgatgatacCAGCCATACTTCCTCCGATCCCGATCAACATCagcaccatcaccatcaccatcaccatcaccagcAGCTAATTCAGTCGCTACCCCAATTGGAGCAGCAGAACGACATCGTTTCTgcgaaccctaaccctaaccctgaTTTGGGTTTGGGGAAGGGCGACAAAAATAAGGCGGAGAAACGTCATCGGCATACCGTGGCTGTGGCGAATATAAGCCCAGAAGCTCACATTTCATCTCAATTCTACACTTTCAATAAGGAATCACATGCCCTGATGATACGCTGTCTTCTCGCGGGCCGTGTGGCGACGCCGGAGGAAATTCGATCTGTGACGCCGTCGTCGGTGCTTCAAAGCTGGCGTTTGGTGTGGAAGGACCGGAATGAGGACACGGCATACCTCACGGCGTGGAAGCGGATCCAGGACAAGCTTATCGCGAATATCGACCCTTTGAATGGTAATGAATTACTGTGTTTCAAGAATAATTCCAGTCAATTCGTTTCCCATGTTGATCAATGGCATGATATAGTCACAAGTTTTCACTGTGATGCGGATTTAAAACACTTGGGACTGAAAGAAACTGTAGAAAGAATTAAACAGGTGTGGACTGTAGGTGCTAAATTTTATGGAATACCTGAGAGTTATATTAGGGTTTGTGTTGAGGTTTGCCCCGTGTGCTCAGAGTCTGCGCCACGTACTAAGAGACGTAGGTTTGAGTATACTGAATCATTTGAAGTACCCGCAAAGGAAGTGCCTGTTAGATTACAACAATTGGCCACAAAGTATAAGGTGGCCTTGTGTATTAGGCAGAAATATGTAAGGTACAAACCATTTATAGCTGAGGTTAAAGATTACGCGTGTCATCGAGCTGGAGAGCCTGCATCCTCGAAGAAATCGAGGATTTTAAAAAGAGAGCCTTACACGTCAAAACGGTGTGGGTGTGGGTTTCGTATCAGGGCGATAGTTccaatatcaaattataatGAGAAGGATAAGTCATTTGTCTATCTGGAGGAAGGGACAGCAGTCTTTAAGTTGTATGCAGTGCACTCGGGGCATGAACCTGGTGCTTCAGATGGGAATGCAAGAATAATGCATCGAGTAGTTGGGCATAAAGGAGGGGTTTTGATGGATCAGGAAACAGTGTATGGGATGGGCGACGAAgtagaaaatgaagattttggGTTCCTTGGGAAGGATAGTGGAGATCTGCAACATTCGATTTTGCAGCAAATGCAGGAAGCAAGGAATGAGATTGCACTGCTTGAGGGCCAGATTGGGAAAGTTCCTCATGAGTTATTGTGCTCGGTGTCTCGTGAATTGTTTGATTTTGCGAATAAACTTAGGAATGTGAGAGAATATGGATCAAAGTCAGTTGGGTTGCTCTCAGATAAGCCGACCTCGGACGATCTATTGGTCGGGGAAAATGATTTGGCAGATTGGGGTGTTCACGATCATCGCATTTATGAGGATGGGAAGGATGCAGAGCTTATTGAGGAAGATGAAGACAGCTTTGGGAGAACACTTGGGGAGGTTGCATCTTGGGATCAGATAAGGTCAGATTGTAGGAATGAGAAGGATCTGCTGGGTGAGTCTTGTAAATCAGAGAAACCATTGGAGTGCAGCGAATTCGATCAGAAGGGCATTCTTGACTGTGGGAATTCTAAATTGACCAAGCCCTTAAGGCATGATGAGAGTATAGATACAGATGTAGGCTTCGTTGTTGAGAACTTCTACCCTGAGAACCCTAAATGGTTTGATTCGTCCTGTGAACTGGACTCCGGCGCAGATTGTGTTGACAGCGGATTCAAACCTGGGGGGCTTGTTTAG
- the LOC107032416 gene encoding probable carboxylesterase 9, with product MSKFDPYEHLNVVLNQDGSITRLLDFPTTQATGDQHHLPGQAVVSKDITLNEEKKTWMRLYRPSKLPSNDKSIAKLPIIVYLHTGGWIHFSVASTLIHESCNQLCSEVPSIVVALDYGLAPENKLPSQYHDTVEAVLWIKNQALDRVNGEKWLREYGDFSRCYLYGVSCGGNIAFNSALKLLDNKLEPLRINGVILNQPLFGGKMRTKSEMRLATDPYFPLPVIDVLWDFALPKGTDRDHRFCNPMMNEPYKDKIKKLGRCLVIGFGGDPLVDRQQEFVQMLVKQGVMVEARFDDVGFHGIEVVDSRRAAAIINFVKEFV from the exons ATGTCAAAATTTGATCCATATGAACACCTTAATGTGGTGTTAAACCAAGATGGAAGTATAACTCGTCTTCTTGATTTTCCTACAACTCAAGCCACTGGTGATCAACATCATCTCCCTGGTCAAGCTGTTGTTAGCAAAGATATTACtttaaatgaagaaaagaaaacatgGATGAGACTTTATCGTCCTAGTAAATTGCCCTCCAATGACAAATCTATCGCTAAACTTCCTATTATAGTTTATCTTCATACAG GAGGTTGGATTCACTTCAGCGTAGCAAGTACATTAATACATGAAAGTTGTAACCAACTATGTAGCGAAGTCCCCTCCATTGTTGTGGCATTAGATTATGGTCTAGCACCTGAAAACAAGCTCCCATCTCAATACCACGACACGGTAGAGGCAGTTCTTTGGATCAAGAACCAAGCGTTGGATCGCGTTAATGGCGAAAAATGGCTAAGGGAGTATGGAGATTTCTCAAGGTGTTACCTCTATGGTGTTAGTTGTGGTGGTAACATTGCTTTTAATTCCGCACTTAAATTACTCGATAATAAATTAGAGCCATTACGTATTAATGGGGTCATATTGAACCAACCTTTATTTGGTGGAAAAATGAGGACAAAATCAGAAATGAGATTAGCTACAGATCCATATTTTCCTTTACCAGTAATTGATGTGTTGTGGGATTTTGCTTTACCAAAAGGGACAGATAGGGATCATAGGTTTTGTAACCCAATGATGAATGAGCCATACAAGGACAAGATTAAAAAACTTGGGAGGTGTTTGGTTATTGGATTTGGAGGGGACCCTTTGGTTGATAGGCAACAAGAATTTGTGCAAATGTTAGTTAAACAAGGGGTTATGGTTGAAGCTAGATTTGATGATGTTGGATTTCATGGAATTGAAGTGGTTGACAGTAGAAGAGCTGCTGCTATTATTAATTTTGTCAAGGAGTTTGTTTGA
- the LOC107030859 gene encoding LOB domain-containing protein 19 — MSNGTGPCGACKFLRRKCVKGCIFAPYFDSEQGMAHFAVVHKVFGASNTSKLLLTIPPNKRFEAVVTLYFEALARVRDPVYGCVGHIISLQQQAVTLQAELAYVQARISMLHHHHHHLPMPPSQADVAAACCSNVSSSVCITMDPLIDITDLCNVLDQQLDNSM; from the exons ATGAGCAATGGTACTGGGCCTTGTGGTGCATGCAAGTTCCTTAGAAGAAAATGTGTGAAAGGTTGCATATTTGCACCTTATTTTGACTCAGAACAAGGCATGGCTCATTTTGCTGTTGTTCATAAGGTGTTTGGTGCTAGTAATACATCAAAACTATTACTTACTATTCCACCAAATAAACGTTTTGAAGCTGTTGTTACACTTTATTTTGAAGCTCTTGCTAGAGTTAGAGACCCTGTCTATGGCTGTGTTGGTCACATCATTTCCCTTCAACAACAG GCTGTGACATTGCAAGCAGAGTTAGCTTATGTTCAAGCACGAATATCGATGCtgcaccaccaccaccaccacctccCTATGCCGCCATCACAGGCAGACGTAGCAGCTGCATGTTGTTCTAATGTATCGTCATCGGTGTGTATTACTATGGATCCTTTGATAGATATAACAGATTTATGTAATGTGTTGGATCAACAACTAGACAACTCTATGTGA
- the LOC107015490 gene encoding LOB domain-containing protein 30: MSSNNPSSSTGGVSAPGGGVTSGSTSSGGGGGGGGGGGGGGGPCGACKFLRRKCVAGCIFAPYFDSEQGAAHFAAVHKVFGASNVSKLLLHIPVHKRLDAVLTICFEAQARLRDPVYGCVAHIFALQHQVANLQAELSYLQAHLTTLELPTPPPLPPPPPPPPQQPQTMLHQPSLTIADLPTAGPSLPAAYDLSSLFDPMVIQPSWAMQQQPRPPPPLPLDPRHFGGARAPMDMSPSTGGGGGGGDLQELARELLHRHGSATVPCTESSALPPQTK, translated from the exons ATGAGCTCAAATAACCCTAGTAGTAGCACCGGTGGTGTCTCCGCCCCAGGCGGAGGAGTGACTAGTGGAAGTACTAGTAGTGGAggcggtggtggtggtggtggtggtggtggaggtggAGGAGGGCCATGTGGTGCTTGtaaatttttgagaagaaaGTGTGTTGCCGGTTGCATATTTGCACCTTATTTTGATTCAGAACAAGGTGCAGCACATTTTGCAGCTGTACACAAAGTGTTTGGAGCTAGTAATGTTTCTAAACTTCTCCTTCATATTCCTGTCCACAAAAGGCTTGATGCGGTTCTCACCATTTGTTTTGAAGCTCAAGCAAGACTCCGAGACCCCGTCTACGGTTGCGTTGCTCATATATTTGCTCTTCAACATCAG GTAGCGAATTTACAAGCAGAACTCTCATACTTACAAGCCCACCTAACAACCCTGGAGCTTCCAACACCGCCGCCACTGCCGCCACCGCCACCGCCACCGCCACAACAACCTCAAACAATGCTCCACCAGCCATCACTCACCATAGCAGACTTGCCAACAGCAGGACCTTCATTGCCAGCTGCGTATGACTTATCATCACTTTTTGACCCAATGGTTATTCAACCCTCATGGGCAATGCAGCAGCAGCCACGACCGCCGCCCCCTCTGCCTCTGGACCCGCGCCACTTTGGTGGCGCTAGAGCTCCGATGGACATGTCACCGTCCACCGGAGGTGGAGGCGGGGGCGGCGATCTTCAAGAATTGGCACGTGAACTTCTGCATAGACATGGATCAGCAACAGTGCCATGCACAGAATCATCAGCTTTGCCACCACAGACCAAGTGA